A genomic region of Papaver somniferum cultivar HN1 chromosome 7, ASM357369v1, whole genome shotgun sequence contains the following coding sequences:
- the LOC113299463 gene encoding uncharacterized protein LOC113299463 isoform X1 yields the protein MGQPADNSKFVCPLDSSSSSPVLRSNSFAPLMSMSTHSQTSKATTQNIAEMEEEIEAKVNFHIQFNKNLGIDCNHPNMREICKSLIQRNSANPSNMELPAYADNDGLGSYDSEDKEQLDEVDVEEGRIDAINDLGGASGGIIVMWKQGFLHMEDHLVGAFSLSIRFTNISDNFHWLFIAVYAASDSGYCRQCWQELSNIRILFEDPWVLGGDFNAILSQSERNKSGGCITNRRFFKKFVSRHELMDLPVAGDFLPNLKVWWQNLTFTGRPSFVFVKKLQGLKFFIKAWRKTFGDLQLKIDHLEDVINSWDLQEEADIVLSTAEVVAREEAKAKHAALTLDVARKWGQRAKEDWARNAEKNSKYLHQISDNFDEGCKC from the exons ATGGGACAGCCTGCTGATAATTCAAAGTTTGTTTGTCCGTTGGATTCATCCTCGAGCTCGCCAGTACTTAGATCTAACAGTTTTGCTCCTTTGATGTCTATGTCGACTCACTCTCAAACTTCAAAGGCTACAACTCAAAATATTGCAGAGATGGAAGAGGAGATCGAGGCCAAAGTAAATTTTCATATTCAGTTCAATAAAAATCTTGGCATCGACTGTAAtcatcctaacatgagagaaatTTGCAAAAGTTTAATTCAGAGGAATTCTGCAAACCCATCAAATATGGAGCTTCCAGCATATGCAGATAATGATGGATTAGGGTCTTATGATTCTGAAGATAAGGAGCAATTGGATGAAGTAGATGTGGAGGAGGGTCGAATTGATGCAATTAACGATTTGG GAGGAGCTTCAGGTGGGATTATTGTTATGTGGAAACAAGGTTTTTTACACATGGAAGATCACTTGGTTGGGGCTTTCTCACTTTCTATAAGGTTTACAAATATTTCTGATAACTTTCATTGGTTATTCATTGCTGTTTATGCTGCTTCTGATTCTGGGTATTGTAGGCAATGCTGGCAGGAATTGTCAAATATTAGAATTTTGTTCGAGGATCCTTGGGTTTTAGGTGGTGATTTCAATGCTATCCTATCTCAATCAGAGAGAAACAAATCTGGTGGTTGTATTACTAATAGAAGGTTCTTCAAAAAATTTGTGAGCAGGCATGAGCTTATGGACTTACCTGTGGCTGGAG ATTTTCTCCCTAATCTTAAGGTTTGGTGGCAAAATCTTACATTTACTGGAAGACCAAGCTTTGTGTTTGTGAAGAAGCTACAAGGACTGAAATTTTTTATCAAGGCCTGGAGGAAGACTTTTGGGGACTTACAACTTAAAATTGATCACTTAGAGGATGTTATTAACTCTTGGGATTTGCAAGAAGAAGCAGATATTGTTTTGTCCACTGCAGAGGTAGTTGCACGAGAAGAAGCAAAAGCTAAACATGCTGCTCTTACTCTTGATGTGGCAAGAAAGTGGGGACAGAGAGCAAAGGAAGATTGGGCTAGAAATGCCGAGAAGAACTCCAAGTATTTACATCAAATTTCAGACAACTTTGATGAAGGTTGCAAGTGTTAG
- the LOC113295863 gene encoding protein MHF2 homolog, giving the protein TWKTLILQDLIHAIFKLVWNRKSIERERNEGTDNLDSEVGAGTSKKNRSTTANANALKMSSELLRLFVAEAVQRAATISDAEGASKIEATHLERILPQLLLDF; this is encoded by the exons ACTTGGAAAACCTTAATTTTACAGGATTTGATTCACGCCATTTTCAAGCTTGTATGGAACAGAAAATCTATAG AGCGTGAGAGAAATGAAGGCACTGACAATCTAGATAGCGAG GTTGGAGCTGGAACCTCAAAAAAGAATCGGTCAACTACAG CTAATGCGAATGCTCTAAAGATGAGCTCTGAGCTTCTTCGGCTCTTCGTTGCAG AAGCCGTGCAGCGTGCTGCTACAATTTCTGATGCTGAAGGTGCTAGTAAAATAGAAGCAACTCACTTGGAGAGGATACTCCCACAACTACTTCTGGATTTTTGA
- the LOC113299462 gene encoding protein SIEVE ELEMENT OCCLUSION C-like, producing MISKKLDSNTTSATWELSSLVYKVTRICRKLRKQVDKCHLQIENKLHRKLLDLFEKETHLDNQKVLSTLFSLKDDKPLKDCCSQEKIGVPDLLNKVVVLLISKPEILPLEELLYLVQQTCSNFPRDDRTMRRYEIVWVPIPSSITWTDEENKVFKHLSDILPWYSIRQPSRVNSAVVNYLKHVSGFVGEPVMVVVDQNGRLANLNAIHMVHIWGPSAYPFTASREEKLWEEVNWFGQLIADEIDPLLSKQVEEGRICLFGSSDINWIRELSTRIKEMTKTGLQLDLIYVGKRRLNDDQHVSNIISTITQEKLSSYLAYPKMHFFWLRMENIKRSEIKLGKKATKAEHILKNVGSLVNFDDCEKSWALFGERFSKDILQLQGRKLMECLRLFQVWGENIEKVGFMAAIRRALEPPMASLEPCYICNVSEFIQGNQKEEGIVLCEECKRPMKMFSVYQCNAVE from the exons ATGATCAGCAA GAAGCTGGATTCAAACACCACTAGTGCTACATGGGAGCTGTCAAGCCTTGTTTACAAGGTGACCCGCATATGTCGTAAATTGCGGAAACAGGTTGACAAATGCCACCTGCAGATAG AGAATAAGCTGCACAGGAAGCTGTTGGACCTCTTTGAGAAAGAGACTCACTTAGATAACCAAAAGGTACTCAGTACACTGTTCTCTCTGAAGGATGACAAGCCACTAAAGGATTGTTGTTCACAAGAAAAG ATTGGGGTTCCTGACTTACTAAACAAGGTGGTGGTGCTCTTGATCTCAAAGCCAGAGATATTACCTCTAGAGGAATTACTTTATCTTGTGCAGCAGACATGCAGTAATTTTCCTCGCGATGACAGAACAATGAGAAGATATGAAATTGTATGGGTGCCCATTCCATCTTCCATTACATGGACTGACGAGGAAAATAAAGTTTTCAAACATTTATCTGACATTTTACCATGGTACTCGATACGCCAGCCCTCACGAGTTAACTCAGCAGTTGTAAATTACCTCAAACACGTGTCTGGCTTTGTAGGGGAACCAGTGATGGTAGTAGTCGACCAAAATGGAAGGCTGGCCAACTTGAATGCCATACATATGGTACATATATGGGGTCCCTCAGCTTACCCTTTCACAGCTTCAAGAGAGGAAAAGCTGTGGGAGGAAGTAAACTGGTTTGGACAGCTTATAGCTGACGAAATCGATCCCCTCTTATCCAAGCAG GTAGAAGAAggaagaatctgtctctttggaAGCAGCGACATAAATTGGATCAGAGAACTTTCTACTAGGATAAAAGAAATGACTAAAACAGGTCTGCAGCTTGATCTTATCTATGTGGGTAAGAGGAGGTTAAACGATGATCAACATGTAAGCAACATCATATCCACCATAACTCAAGAAAAACTAAGCAGTTACCTTGCTTACCCGAAGATGCATTTCTTTTGGCTTCGGATGGAGAATATCAAAAGATCAGAAATCAAGCTAGGGAAGAAGGCAACAAAAGCCGAACACATTCTTAAAAATGTAGGGTCTTTGGTAAATTTTGACGACTGTGAGAAGAGTTGGGCCTTGTTTGGAGAAAGGTTCTCAAAAGATATACTGCAACTACAGGGAAGAAAACTCATGGAGTGCCTGAGGCTTTTTCAAGTGTGGGGTGAAAACATAGAGAAGGTCGGTTTCATGGCAGCCATAAGACGTGCACTTGAGCCTCCTATGGCATCCTTGGAACCTTGTTATATTTGTAATGTTAGTGAGTTTATACAAGGCAATCAAAAAGAGGAAGGAATAGTGTTGTGTGAAGAATGTAAACGTCCAATGAAAATGTTTTCTGTGTATCAATGCAATGCAGTAGAATAA
- the LOC113299463 gene encoding uncharacterized protein LOC113299463 isoform X2, translating into MGQPADNSKFVCPLDSSSSSPVLRSNSFAPLMSMSTHSQTSKATTQNIAEMEEEIEAKVNFHIQFNKNLGIDCNHPNMREICKSLIQRNSANPSNMELPAYADNDGLGSYDSEDKEQLDEVDVEEGRIDAINDLGGASGGIIVMWKQGFLHMEDHLVGAFSLSIRQCWQELSNIRILFEDPWVLGGDFNAILSQSERNKSGGCITNRRFFKKFVSRHELMDLPVAGDFLPNLKVWWQNLTFTGRPSFVFVKKLQGLKFFIKAWRKTFGDLQLKIDHLEDVINSWDLQEEADIVLSTAEVVAREEAKAKHAALTLDVARKWGQRAKEDWARNAEKNSKYLHQISDNFDEGCKC; encoded by the exons ATGGGACAGCCTGCTGATAATTCAAAGTTTGTTTGTCCGTTGGATTCATCCTCGAGCTCGCCAGTACTTAGATCTAACAGTTTTGCTCCTTTGATGTCTATGTCGACTCACTCTCAAACTTCAAAGGCTACAACTCAAAATATTGCAGAGATGGAAGAGGAGATCGAGGCCAAAGTAAATTTTCATATTCAGTTCAATAAAAATCTTGGCATCGACTGTAAtcatcctaacatgagagaaatTTGCAAAAGTTTAATTCAGAGGAATTCTGCAAACCCATCAAATATGGAGCTTCCAGCATATGCAGATAATGATGGATTAGGGTCTTATGATTCTGAAGATAAGGAGCAATTGGATGAAGTAGATGTGGAGGAGGGTCGAATTGATGCAATTAACGATTTGG GAGGAGCTTCAGGTGGGATTATTGTTATGTGGAAACAAGGTTTTTTACACATGGAAGATCACTTGGTTGGGGCTTTCTCACTTTCTATAAG GCAATGCTGGCAGGAATTGTCAAATATTAGAATTTTGTTCGAGGATCCTTGGGTTTTAGGTGGTGATTTCAATGCTATCCTATCTCAATCAGAGAGAAACAAATCTGGTGGTTGTATTACTAATAGAAGGTTCTTCAAAAAATTTGTGAGCAGGCATGAGCTTATGGACTTACCTGTGGCTGGAG ATTTTCTCCCTAATCTTAAGGTTTGGTGGCAAAATCTTACATTTACTGGAAGACCAAGCTTTGTGTTTGTGAAGAAGCTACAAGGACTGAAATTTTTTATCAAGGCCTGGAGGAAGACTTTTGGGGACTTACAACTTAAAATTGATCACTTAGAGGATGTTATTAACTCTTGGGATTTGCAAGAAGAAGCAGATATTGTTTTGTCCACTGCAGAGGTAGTTGCACGAGAAGAAGCAAAAGCTAAACATGCTGCTCTTACTCTTGATGTGGCAAGAAAGTGGGGACAGAGAGCAAAGGAAGATTGGGCTAGAAATGCCGAGAAGAACTCCAAGTATTTACATCAAATTTCAGACAACTTTGATGAAGGTTGCAAGTGTTAG
- the LOC113299458 gene encoding leucine-rich repeat receptor-like serine/threonine/tyrosine-protein kinase SOBIR1: MATFPAKFQFSLFIILSLAILIHARLNLDPSDSDAVVIFKKSLGFKDQLRENPCNSPGIYCERITFSGNSEIFRVSRISLASEWLNGTLSAVIKQFSELKELSLPNNQLVDQIPSEIGHCRNLEVLNLKNNRFSGDVPSEFSFLVSLRILDLSDNEFTGDLNFLKFLPNLEKLSVSDNLFTGKVPASVYNIQFLSLSGNNYLQIPQKKTPKNIDYLPSELRTKNVLPKRYIFAEKAVPPAASKGSNSSNNSSAAPSPSSHKHKKHKRNVKAWTIGFILGTIVGVLSGLFFSVLFKILIVCIKGREKETSGPTIFSQMIKKAEDLAFLEKEDGLASLEMIGRGGCGEVYRSELPGSGGKMIAIKKINQPQIEVTDITGGESKNLSKKMRQVRSEIQTVGQIRHRNLLSLLAHVSRPDCHYLIYEYMKNGSLQDALKQATEGTREMDWLLRHKIAIGVAAGLEYLHHQHSPRIIHRDLKPANVLLDDDLEARIADFGLAKAMPNDNTHVTTSNVAGTVGYIAPEYHQTLKFTDKCDIYSFGVLLAVLVMGKLPSDEFFQDTEEMSQVKWLRNVMASDDPGRAIDPKLMGNGYEEQMLLVLKIACFCTQEDPKVRPNSKDVRCMLTQIKH, from the coding sequence ATGGCTACTTTCCCGGCAAAATTTCAATTTTCTCTTTTCATTATTCTCTCCCTAGCTATCCTAATTCATGCCAGATTAAATCTGGACCCTTCAGATTCCGATGCTGTCGTAATTTTCAAAAAAAGCTTGGGTTTCAAGGATCAGTTGCGAGAAAATCCTTGCAACTCACCTGGAATATACTGTGAGAGAATAACTTTCTCTGGAAATTCAGAGATATTCCGAGTCAGTCGAATCAGTCTTGCTTCGGAATGGCTCAATGGAACCTTATCTGCCGTAATCAAACAATTCTCTGAGCTCAAAGAACTTTCTCTTCCTAACAATCAACTCGTTGACCAAATTCCTAGTGAAATTGGTCATTGCCGGAATTTAGAAGTTTTAAACCTCAAGAACAATCGATTTTCCGGTGATGTTCCATCTGAGTTTTCATTTCTAGTAAGTCTCCGAATACTTGATCTATCTGACAATGAGTTTACAGGTGATTTAAACTTCTTGAAATTTTTGCCTAACCTCGAAAAACTGTCTGTTTCGGATAATTTATTTACTGGAAAAGTTCCAGCTTCAGTGTATAATATTCAATTTCTTAGTCTTTCTGGAAATAATTATCTCCAAATTCCACAAAAGAAAACACCTAAGAATATAGATTATCTACCTagtgagttgagaaccaaaaatGTCCTTCCAAAACGTTATATATTTGCAGAGAAAGCTGTTCCACCTGCAGCCAGTAAAGGCAGCAATTCCAGCAACAACTCTTCTGCGGCTCCTTCACCTTCGAGCCATAAAcacaaaaaacacaaaagaaatgtGAAGGCTTGGACTATCGGGTTCATTCTTGGTACAATTGTTGGAGTGCTATCAGGTCTCTTCTTCTCTGTGTTATTTAAGATTCTTATAGTGTGTATTAAAGGGAGAGAGAAGGAAACATCAGGCCCAACAATCTTCAGTCAAATGATCAAAAAAGCTGAAGATCTAGCTTTTCTGGAGAAAGAAGACGGTTTAGCATCGTTAGAGATGATAGGTCGAGGTGGCTGTGGAGAAGTTTATAGATCTGAATTACCTGGAAGCGGCGGGAAGATGATTgcaattaagaaaataaatcagCCCCAGATTGAAGTAACTGATATAACTGGAGGAGAGAGCAAAAACTTGAGTAAGAAGATGAGGCAAGTACGTTCCGAAATACAGACAGTGGGTCAGATTAGGCACCGGAATCTCCTTTCTTTACTGGCCCACGTGAGTCGGCCTGATTGTCATTATCTTATTTACGAATACATGAAGAACGGAAGCTTACAAGATGCATTAAAGCAGGCAACAGAGGGCACTAGGGAAATGGATTGGTTGTTGCGGCATAAAATTGCTATTGGGGTTGCAGCAGGCCTTGAGTATTTACACCATCAACATAGTCCTCGCATCATTCATAGGGATCTGAAACCTGCAAATGTCCTACTTGATGATGATCTAGAGGCCCGAATTGCTGATTTTGGGCTTGCGAAGGCTATGCCAAATGACAATACCCATGTCACAACATCTAATGTGGCAGGAACAGTTGGTTATATTGCACCAGAGTACCACCAGACGTTGAAGTTCACGGACAAGTGTGATATATACAGTTTCGGTGTGCTGTTGGCAGTGTTAGTGATGGGGAAATTGCCCTCAGATGAATTCTTCCAAGACACGGAAGAGATGAGCCAGGTGAAATGGCTAAGAAATGTTATGGCCTCAGATGACCCTGGTAGAGCAATTGATCCTAAACTTATGGGAAATGGATACGAGGAGCAAATGCTTCTCGTCCTAAAAATTGCTTGCTTCTGCACTCAGGAGGATCCTAAGGTGAGACCCAACAGTAAAGATGTCAGATGCATGTTGACTCAGATCAAGCATTAA
- the LOC113299464 gene encoding protein-L-isoaspartate O-methyltransferase 1-like: MGKNEAMVVRLQKNGIISSKKVAEVMESIDRGLFVPDGIQSYVDTPLAIGYNATISAPHMHAVCLQLLLENLQPGMHALDVGSGTGYLTACFAVMVGSQGHAIGIEHIPELASTSLENIKNSAAAPFLEEGSLSIHVSDGRLGWPEFALYDAIHVGAAAPEIPQALIQQLKPGGRLVIPVGVDVQNLQVVDKKMDGSVTVRNELAVRYIPLTSLKAQLNGY, from the exons ATGGGTAAGAATGAAGCAATGGTGGTTAGATTGCAGAAGAATGGGATAATTAGTTCAAAGAAGGTAGCTGAAGTTATGGAGAGCATCGATAGGGGATTATTTGTTCCTGATGGGATTCAATCTTATGTTGACACCCCTTTGGCTATAGGGTATAATGCAACTATATCTGCTCCTCATATGCATGCTGTGTGTCTCCAACTTTTATTGGAGAATTTGCAACCAGGAATGCATGCTTTAGATGTTGGATCAG GAACGGGATATCTGACTGCATGTTTTGCCGTGATGGTTGGATCCCAAGGGCATGCTATCGGCATCGAGCACATACCTGAGTTGGCAAGTACTTCCCTTGAGAATATAAAAAACAGTGCAGCTGCACCGTTCCTGGAGGAAGGCTCCCTCTCTATACATGTCAGTG ATGGAAGGCTTGGTTGGCCAGAATTTGCACTCTATGATGCTATTCATGTAGGTGCAGCAGCTCCAGAAATTCCGCAAGCACTTATACAGCAGTTAAAGCCAGGAGGTAGATTGGTGATTCCAGTTGGTGTCGATGTACAGAATTTACAGGTTGTGGACAAGAAAATGGATGGATCCGTCACCGTCAGAAATGAACTTGCGGTGCGTTACATTCCACTGACCAGTCTTAAAGCTCAGTTGAATGGATATTGA
- the LOC113299461 gene encoding protein SIEVE ELEMENT OCCLUSION B-like, which translates to MSGGMKNVATQQGAQPAVAPTLLRSPQTVQTVQTMPLQQPTLMNSTVQHPVQHPVQLPVQHPVQHGGQHPGQHPLPVTAQQNTNSHLLNNRHNELVPVQQNNSLLRGDRHLFSSSDDNVMMRQIQGTHAPDGREVNVKPLLHIVEDILHRATPSLDGVLAHEHDTTQAHMDALDDRTHHVDFIGMLEALSYTIHKISCEISCKCSGGGDAHTTTLALFNTLSSYSWDAKVVIALAAFAVNYGEFWLVAQLYTTNNLAKSVALLKQLPDILEHSEMFRPRFEALKHLTKAMLDVTNCIVEFKDLPAQYITADTPAMSMALAHIPTAAYWTIRSVVACSSQMIGLIGLGHEYITSTTEAWELSSLAHKVNNIHGHLTKQLSVCHQHIDGKRHIEAYQMLVRLFETIHIDNMKILRALIYAHDDQPPLVEGSTKKRVHLDVLRRKNVLLLITDLQISQEELSILEQMYRESRHQPTRTESQYEVVWLPIVDRTLPWTEPKEKQFENLQMLMPWYTVHHPSLLDPAVIKYIKEVWRFQKKPILVVLDPQGRVVSPNALHMMWIWGSLAFPFTSMREEALWKEESWRLELLVDGIDPLILNWISEGRFICLYGGEDIEWIRKFTTTARNVAQAARIPLELVYVGKSNPKERVRKNIAAITTEKLSHCWQDLTSIWFFWVRLESMWYSKMQHGRTVENDTIMQEIMTMLSFDGSDQGWAVISRGSGLDMAKAKGETILTALTEYDAWKEHVEPKGFVPALTDHLHQLHTPHHCNRLILPGTSGSIPEMLVCAECGRPMEKYIMYRCCTD; encoded by the exons ATGTCAGGAGGGATGAAAAATGTAGCGACACAACAAGGTGCACAACCTGCAGTGGCACCAACATTGTTAAGATCACCTCAAACTGTGCAGACAGTACAAACAATGCCActgcaacaaccaacactgaTGAATTCAACAGTGCAGCACCCGGTGCAGCATCCAGTTCAGCTTCCGGTGCAGCATCCGGTACAGCATGGGGGACAGCACCCAGGGCAGCATCCTCTGCCTGTTACTGCTCAACAGAATACAAATTCCCATTTACTGAATAATAGACATAATGAACTGGTACCTGTTCAACAAAACAATTCCTTACTGAGAGGTGACCGTCATCTGTTCTCATCGTCTGATGATAATGTAATGATGAGACAAATTCAGGGTACTCATGCACCTGATGGTCGTGAAGTTAATGTCAAACCTTTACTTCATATAGTTGAAGACATCCTTCATCGTGCCACTCCTTCTCTTGATGGTGTTCTTGCTCATGAACAC GATACTACGCAAGCGCATATGGATGCCCTGGATGACAGGACTCACCATGTGGATTTTATTGGCATGCTTGAAGCATTATCCTATACAATTCATAAGATCTCATGCGAG ATATCCTGCAAATGTTCGGGAGGAGGAGATGCTCACACGACTACTCTTGCATTGTTTAATACGCTGTCGAGTTATTCATGGGATGCAAAGGTAGTGATTGCTCTAGCAGCATTTGCTGTCAACTATGGCGAGTTTTGGCTCGTTGCCCAGCTTTACACTACCAACAACCTCGCCAAGTCGGTTGCTCTCCTTAAACAGCTACCTGACATATTGGAGCACAGTGAGATGTTTAGACCTCGATTTGAAGCCCTCAAACATTTGACCAAGGCTATGCTGGATGTGACAAACTGCATTGTTGAGTTCAAGGACCTTCCAGCTCAGTACATTACAGCCGACACACCAGCCATGTCAATGGCCCTAGCTCATATCCCGACTGCTGCCTATTGGACAATTAGAAGTGTCGTAGCATGCTCATCCCAAATGATTGGTCTCATTGGCCTGGGTCACGA GTACATAACATCAACTACTGAAGCTTGGGAACTTTCAAGCTTGGCTCATAAAGTTAACAACATTCATGGTCACCTCACCAAGCAACTGTCTGTATGCCATCAACACATAG ATGGCAAAAGACACATTGAAGCTTATCAAATGCTTGTACGCCTTTTTGAAACAATCCATATTGACAACATGAAGATCCTAAGAGCATTAATTTATGCACACGACGATCAGCCACCATTGGTTGAAGGTTCCACCAAGAAAAGG GTTCACCTTGATGTGTTGAGAAGGAAAAACGTGTTGCTGCTGATAACAGACCTCCAAATATCCCAAGAGGAGCTCTCAATTCTGGAACAAATGTACAGAGAATCTAGGCACCAGCCAACTAGGACTGAGAGTCAATATGAGGTAGTGTGGCTTCCTATCGTAGATAGGACGTTGCCATGGACTGAACCCAAGGAAAAGCAATTTGAGAACTTGCAGATGTTGATGCCATGGTATACAGTTCACCATCCTTCTTTGCTGGACCCAGCAGTCATTAAGTATATCAAGGAAGTATGGCGCTTCCAAAAGAAACCCATCCttgtggtgttggacccacaagGAAGGGTTGTTAGCCCTAATGCACTCCACATGATGTGGATATGGGGAAGCCTTGCTTTCCCTTTCACAAGCATGAGGGAGGAAGCTTTATGGAAGGAAGAATCTTGGAGGCTTGAACTCTTAGTCGATGGCATTGATCCCTTGATTCTAAACTGG ATTAGTGAAGGGAGATTCATTTGCTTGTATGGAGGTGAAGACATAGAGTGGATCAGAAAATTCACTACCACAGCAAGAAATGTGGCACAGGCAGCACGAATTCCCTTAGAACTAGTGTATGTGGGAAAGAGTAATCCTAAAGAACGGGTGAGGAAGAACATTGCCGCCATAACCACGGAGAAACTTAGCCATTGTTGGCAAGATCTCACATCAATCTGGTTCTTCTGGGTCAGGCTAGAGAGTATGTGGTACTCCAAGATGCAACACGGCAGGACTGTGGAAAATGACACGATAATGCAAGAGATCATGACAATGTTGAGTTTTGATGGAAGTGATCAAGGGTGGGCTGTGATCAGCAGGGGATCGGGTCTTGACATGGCGAAAGCTAAAGGAGAAACGATTTTGACAGCCTTAACAGAGTATGATGCATGGAAGGAACACGTTGAACCTAAAGGATTCGTACCTGCACTTACTGATCACTTGCATCAGCTTCACACTCCACATCACTGCAACCGCCTCATACTGCCAGGGACCAGCGGAAGCATCCCCGAAATGCTGGTTTGTGCTGAATGTGGTCGCCCCATGGAGAAGTACATCATGTACCGTTGCTGCACCGATTAA